CCACCATTGCCGCCACCACAAAGCTTCATCTTCCTCCGCACAAAAAAAAGCTTCATCTTCCTCGATGTTGTAGTTGAATGACTTACTCCTCCTTTTCAATGTTTGGGGGTCCGGCATACCCACCTCCTCGGCCTCCTGCTCCCTCTCAGCATTTCTCGTCATCTCTTGGCTCTATGAAATCTTCTACATCATCATTCGCTTGCTCACTGCAATAACAAAGAAAAAAACCTAGCAATCAAAATCAAATCATGCATCATTCAGTTGCAAAATTGCAAAACAATTTTTTTCCCTAACCTTGTGAGCCTCGAGCACGTCGGCGTCGCTCCAATTCTCGTCAAGATCCTTCTGTTCTTCTGTCCCCGGAGGTGGATGGGGTGGCTACGCAGTTGTAGGAGGCCAAGCGGTAGTCGTCGATGCCATGGGACATTGAGGAGGTGGCATCGAGGCGACCATTGGTCCCGCTTaccggccaactgggccaaggatGGTAGGGTGGTGGCGGCAGAGCGACTGGCGACAAACGTCGGCGGCCTAGAGCTCTCTATCAAGTTTTTCCCTTATGCCGCCGTTTTGATCCTTGAGGCGCCAATTTTGCGGTGGTCTCTTGCACCAGCGAGAGTGAGGCTTTCCATTCCGCCGGTCACCAGTGCTGGGAACGGCCAGCGGCAAGGCGAGCGACTGTTGTTGTGTTAGGATCGGGCAGGAAAGTTGCGGACTAGCAGGAAGCAGCGCAACACGTATCTATTTTTTCAATAAATGCCTACCCTAGGCTATATCCGAGCTAGTGGAGAAAAGTTTTAGGAGAACAAAAGTACGAGGAAATTTGGGTTTTAGTGAGCGTTCCCTTGCTATCCCTCTCCTAGAGGCACCTGACAACATTACCGACAAAATTCTCTCtaatatacttcctccgtcccaaaatactaAATCAGCAATATTTATTTTGTGACGAAGGAGTAGTGCCAGGGTTCCTCTTGCTGTCGGACAGTTTTCTAGGTTCCGGTTTATTTTGTATTTGTAATTTTTTGGTTGGATTACTCATAAGCATTTTTTCACAACAAATATGGTACTAGCTCGCAGCGGGAAATCTGCAGGTGACCGATCCATTTCACGGTTCAAGTTTGAATTAGTGCCTTGCTATCATATTCAACACTGTTAATGCGATCTGGCAGTAAGCTACAAAGCACAATGCAACCCTGCAGGAAGCCCCTGCCGGTTGGAGACTAGCAACCATGATATCCAATCTGTCTAATAAGCTGGCACGCTCACATCACATGTACGGCCTTCTTCTGGGGCTGTGCAGCAGCGCCTTCTCCTCCAGCGGCGGGTACctgaagggcggcggcggcgccatgaGCTCCACCTCCCTGGCGTCGCTCCTCTTCCGCCTCTCCCTCGAGTGCACGACCCACAGCAGCACCGAGAGCAGCCCAGCGGCCGCGACGGCCAGCAGGCCACGGTACACCTGCTCGCTGTACCTCCGCAGCCCGGGACAGTGGTCCTCGCCGACGGCCTGGAACGCGCGGCGCACGAACGCGCAGTCGGCCAGGTCCACCAGCACCGGCCCGTAGCGGGACAGCCCGTAGCTCACGTTGGCGGCGCCGACCATCTGCGCGTACATGGACGGCGTCAATCGCCCGGCGGTGACGCACACCCCTGACCCGCCAGCGTCCGCCGTTCGGCACACCCTGCCGCCCCACGCCTGCCGCGCGGCGTCCGGGCCGGCAACCTCGCCGGGCGCGCAGGCGCGGTCGCGGAGGTCCGGCGTGTACGGGTTGCAGAGGAGCGGGAGGAGGGGCCCCGACTGGTTGTAGTAGAGCGGCGGCGAGAGCGGCGCCTGCGGCGGGAAGTCGCGGTTGGTCACGTTGGAGATGACGCCGTTGAGCACGTCCACGAGGCGGTAGTTCACCTCCTTGCTCCGGCCGAGCGCCTCCGTGGCGGCCGCCGTGTCGACGCACGGCAGGATGTCGTCCAGCGCCGTGTGCTCCTGCGGGCGCCGCACCCACTCGCCCATCGCCACGCACGTGTCCCCCACCACGCTGAAAGAAAAACATATGTCACTGCTGCACTTCTTGCGTGAGGAATTGAGGTGAGGTTGGTGGCGCGCTTACTTGTGCAGGAGGAGGAACGTGCCGCACATCACGAACGTTGCCGCAACCAGAATCCACCCGAGGAACACCAACCTGCAGACAGACGGACGAACAGTCAGTCGTGCAATCTTATTAGCTTAACACCCAAGTCTCACACCGCATGCAGCTAGTTTACAATAGATTAGATTAACTATGCTTACACGTAGACCAGCGACTCCAATCCACACGCCGAGAACACTGCAAGATACACAAGTTCTTCAGATCATTTCATCGCAGCGGAAGCAGAATAATATTTCAGTTAAAGATTCAGCGGCCAGTGCTGCTCACCAAGGCCAGCGAAGGCGAGGATTAGCATCCCAGCTGCAAGAACAATGAGGATCTTCCTTCTGCAACGCGGCAGCAAATTACTAGTTAATTAGCGGTGGTTCTTCATTTTGGGATGGAAATGTTTCATAAGTTTCTTGAAATTTCAGGCAAGGAACAAACGGGTACTGTTGTTTCAGTGACGTACATTGTGTCCAGCGCGTCTCGGATCTTGGCGGAGTTGCTGGCGGTGCGGGACGCGAGCTCGTCGGAGGCGGAGCTCACCCTGCGCACGACGCCGTCGATCCTCCCCTTGAGGTCGTCGGGCAGCGAGACGGGCCCCacgccggccgccttggcagcctcCAGGAACCCGGAGAAGGCCCGCAGGTTGTCCACCGTGTAGCCCGACTGCTTCACCACGTAGTCCACCGTCGCCGCCGTGCTGCCATGGAACCGGCCCTGCCCGTCGTACAGGACGGCGCATCCGATGCTGCAACGCGCACACGCACCGAAGCCTGGTTATGGTTAGGAGAGAGCGGCGGGGGTTGCGGGAGAGGAAACGGCGGCGAGGTGATCGGGCGAAAGAGAATTACGCGGCGGCGGCCGTGAaggcgaggaggagcaggagcgagaCGACCAGGGCCACGCGGGAGTAGGAGGTGCTGCGGCTggggcagcagcagtagcagcacccGGCGACGAACAGGGCGGCGCCGAACACGGCGAACCAGACTCCGGCCGCCGCGAAGACCGGCGCCGCGCTGAAGCCCACCGACTGCAGGATTGCATCGCGGAAGCAACAGCAAGATTTAGGAACCGGAATGCATCCAGAATTGAAATTTACCAACAACTGCGGGCGGCAGGCGACGGATCAAGAATTTTCAGGACGAGAACTCACGGCCCAGTAGTGCTCGCTGCTGATGTTCCAGCCGCCGGTGTAGTACCTCAGCCCGTCGAGCGGGTCCTTCCGCTGCGTCCGCGCCGCCGCGAGCACGAACGGGGAGTTCACGCCGGGCGCCGACGCCGCCGCTGCACATGACCCCACCCACCAAAGTCACACACCTCTCGACTTGCGCGTTTTTAATTTCTCAAAGACGATTCCGCGAGCGCGATCCATGGAAAGGAAGACGGAAGGAAGTTACGCACCTGACGCATCGACGGCGAGCAGGGACGCCGTCACGAGGAAGAACAAGAGCAGCAGTAGGACGGGAGGAGCTGCGCGAGCCGCCATGATCATGGCACGCGGCGATCGGAGCGGCGGGTCAATGCGGCGTCGCTCTCCCAGCCAAATTTGAAACGGCCGGGACTTCCGCCGCGATATCCGCAGGAATATCTTTCTGCTTGTTGTGCGCTTGGAGATCGGAAGATCTATCTGCTGGTTGTGCGAACACGAACGGGGGAGAAGGCCGGCGCGCGGCGTGCGTGACGACGCCGAGCGACGAACTCGTGGGCGTGACGTCGCGTCGCTTCTCGCAGGAAAAAGGCCGCAGTTCTTGAGCGGCCGCGTACGCTGTTTCTTTCAAGTTATTTATTACTGCTGTTGGGTTCATACAACCAATTCTCGAATCTCAGTGCGAGTGCGGGGGGTCACAGCTGGCGAGAATGAGAATTTAGTGCCAATATTTACTGGAGTAGTACCCCAGAAGAACAAAATTAATAATGAGCAATAATCACTTTTTCATGCTAGGTTTGGCATTTTTCCGGATACTGCTCCAGATGCAATTGCGTTTGATCTTGGATGTTTGCGCAGGTATAGACATGTCCAGCTAGTGCGCCTTGTACTCGGCACTGAGCACTGCTGGGCAATTTTTGGGAACTCAGCACTGAGTTATTGCGATGTTTTTTACTttcagagcatggttaataaaagAGGCAGCAGCCGGCTCTATAGGCATAGCCATGTTCATATCATCTATAGTCTTCATAAAGCTAAGACCATATAATAGGATAGCTATAGATTGGCTGATGGATTGGATTTAACAATTAATATTTACATGCTGGGATTGGGGGGAAAGGCAGAGCGCCAGTTTACAGCTAGCAGCTCAGGCTGCAAGCGAGCTACTGTGCCTCGTATCTTGCGTACAGGCGGGCGACTACTCAAGCGCCGGCTCTGCTTTCTCTCCTCACTTCTCTCTCTTTCACCTATGATTTTTATGACATGGcaagtcttatagcctgctgagtaggacttattatacttgctctcagGTGACACGTCGCCTGTTGGGGTACTTTTATTGAAGTCCATTGGTGACACGATCTCCTCCACCCGGAAATCGGAGGCATGGGGAAAATGGATTGTGCCGTGCGGCGTGCCATGTGAACGGCCGCGGCGATGCATCCAGGTGAGCCGTGAGATAGGGGCCTTCCAGCGATCGCCTTCCGGCGTTTGTGACGCATGCTTAGCTTGTTTTTTTACGGGAAACTGTCGACCTATTCATCTTAAATCATGACAGTACAAtaaataccagaaataataaaaattacatccagattcatagaccagTTAGCGACGATTACAAGCACTAAAGCCAGGCGAAGGCGTGCCGCCATCatcgtccctccctcgccagaatcggacacaacttgttgtagtagacagtcgggaagtcgtcgtgctaaggtgaGTGTagcttttttcctcttcttttctttctAGAAAGGGAAATGTTTAACGAGGGGCACCGGCCCAACGATCCGCCGGTCACACACACATCGTGCGATCCAGTCTCATGGTGCGTCTGAGACTATGTCTCGCTTGTGTCTCTCTCTTGTCTTCCTGACTTCAAATCAAGAATCCGATGAAACCATCCGCCTCGCAACCCGGCCCCTCCCTCCCCTGACTCCACAccggcaagccgccgccgccgcggaacgACGCCCTCCCCTTGGCTACGTACCGCCAAGTCGCCCTCCGCCCCATAGCTCTGCCGCCGCAAGCTCTTATCCATGCTCCAAGCTACCAAGACATGCCACAAAGCGTGATACCATACCCTCTGCCAAAAAAAACTATACCCGCGAGGCTGCCGGCGACGTTGTGAGCGGCCACCATCCGCTGCCGTTATCCTTGCACCACATACCTCCGGATCATGTACGTCGTCGGGGACGACCGATGCTGCAACCGGGCACCGCGGAAACTGCCACTAGCAACGGTAAAAGCTACAACCATAGATGACGGAAGCTGCAACCAGTAGTACGCCACTGAAGAAAGCTTAACAAGGAGGGCGCCAATATCTCTAGTGCACAGTGTTCCAAAACTGACAACCAAAGCTCTTACGGACGGTTACAGAAAATAATCCCTACATTGGTGCACCCGCTACAATCCGGTTTTCTGCCAGGGAGATGCATTGTAGAAATTTTTGTCCTTGCAGCCGAAATGGTGCAGCAAGCTAAGAGGAAAATGCCTATGATTGTGTTAAAATTAGATTTCCAAAGGGATTTTGACAGTGTTAGCTAGGATGCCCTCCTACAAATTCTAGCAGCAAGGGGGTTCGGTGATAGATGGATAAAATGGATTAGCACATTGCTACATTCTAGCTCCTCAAGAGTTATGATTAATGGCCAGCTAGGCGACAAAATTATCTCTCGGAGTGGGCTGCGACAAGGAGATGCGTTCTCCCCATACCTCTTCATCCTTGCGGAGGATCTCCTACAGAAACTATGCATATCTGAATATAACAGGGGCAGTTTGAAGCACCCCCTTGCTGTGGAAGGGCATTTTTCGGTGTGGCAATACGTGGATGATACACGGTTATTGCTTCAAGGTAGTTATGAGCAAGCTTCATCAAAAGGATTTTAAGCGCTTTTTCTAGCTTCACTGGGCTACACATTAACTTTAGCAAGAGTACGTTCATCCCAATATGTATGGATGACACCACAAGCCAGAGGGTAGCAGAGCTGCTGGAATGCTCGATCTCTTCTTTCCCATGCACATATTTGGGGTTGCCTCTCTCCACTCACAAGATCTCACATGAGCTGTTGATGCCAGTTATTCACAAGGTTGACAAAAGACTATCTGGGTGGCTTGCCATGTATCCGTCCTGGGGCGGCCGTCTTACCTTCATAAACTTCATGCTcgcctccattccaaattacttcacaacatgcttttgaaggaaatatgccctagaggcaataataaagttgttatttatattttcttatatcatgataaatgtttattattcatgctagaattgtattaaccggaaatttagtacatgtgtgaatacatagacaatacatagtttccctagtatgcctctacttgactagctcgttaatcaaatatggttatgtttcctaaccatagacatgtgttgtcatttgatgaacaggatcacatcattaggagaatgatgtgatggacaagatccatccgttagcttagcattatgatcattatagtttcattgctactgctttcttcatgacttatacatgttcctcagactatgagattatgcaactcccgaataccggatgaacaccttgtgtgctatcaaacgtcacaacataattgggtgattataaagatgctctacaggtgtctctgaaggtgtttgttgggttggcatagatcgagaatatgatttgtcactccgtgtatcggagaggtatctctggcccctctcagtactgctcatcactataagccttgcaaacaatgtgactaatgagttagttgcgggatgaagcattacagaacgagtaaagagacttgtcgataatgatattgaactaggtatgatgataccgacgatcgaatctcgggcaagtaacataccgatgatagagggaacaacgtatgttattgtgcggtttgaccgataaagatcttcgtagaatatatatgagccaatacgagcatccaggttgcgctattggttattgatcggagatgtgtctcgatcatgtctacatagttctcgaacccgtagggtccgcatgcttaacgttcgatgatgatttgtattaagagttatgtgtttttgatgaccgaagtttgttcggagtcccggatgagatcacatacatgaaaaggagtctcgaaatggtcgagacataaagattgatatattggaaggttatgttcgggcACCGATAAGGTTTCGGAAGAGTTCGGACATTTTTCGGAGTacgaggaggttaccggaaccccccggggaaagtagtgggccttaatgggctttagtaaaggagaggagggccacagGGTGGCCACACCCCACCCCCCAAGGcagatccgaattggactagggagggggtggcgcccccttctttccttctccctctcctactccttccctctctccccctcttggaaaaaggaagaggactccaactaggattgggaatcctagttggactccccctataggcgcgcccctcctggccgccggcctcctccctcctttGTATACAGGGGCAGGGGAGCACACCAAAGCACACCAGAcaatctgttagccgtgtgcggtgccccctccacaatttaacacctcggtcatatcgtagtagtgcttaggcaaagccctgcgtcagtaacatcatcaacaccgtcgccacgccatcgtgctgatggatctctccctcgtcctcaactggatcaagagctcgagggacaccatcatgctgaacgtgtgctgaacacggaggtgtcgtacgttcggtacttggatcggttggatcgtgaagacgttcgactacatcaaccatgttactaaacacttctgctttcggtctacaagggtatgtagacacactctcccatctcgttgctatgcatctcctagatagatcttgtgcgatcctaggattttttttgaattactacattccccaatagcggtatcagagccaggtatatgcatagatgttttatgcacgagtagaacataaagaattgtgggcaataatagtcatactgcttaccaccaacatcttactttgattcggcggtattgttggatgaagcggcccggaccgacattacatgactgcgttcataagactggttctaccgacatgctttgcatataggtggctggcgggtgtctttttctccaactttagttgaatcgagtttgattacggccggtccttgttgaaggttaaaacaacacacttgacgaaaaatcgttgtggttttgatgcgtaggtaagaacggtccttgctagaagcccgtagcagccacgtaaaacttgcaacaacaaagtagaggatgtctaacttgtttttgcagggcttgttgtgatgtgatatggtcaagacatgatgtgatatacattattgtacgagatgatcatgttttgtaacagagttatcggcaactggcaggagccatatggttgtcactttattgtatgaaatgcaatcgccatgtaattgctttactttattactaagtggtagcgatagtcgtagaagcaatagttggcgagacgacaacgatgctacgatggagatcaaggtgtcaagcctgtggtgatggagatcatgatgatgcttcgatgatggagatcatgagcacaagatgatgatggccatatcatgtcacatattttgattgcatgtgatgtttatcttttatgcatcttatttttcttagtacggcggtagctttataagatgaccccttactaaatttcaaggtataagtgttctccctgagtatgcaccgttgctatagttcgtcatgccgagacaccacgtgatgatcggatgtgataagctccacgttcacatacaatgggtgcaagccagttttgcatgtgcagaatacttgggttaaacttgacgagccgcatatgcagatatggcctcggaacactgagaccgaaaggtcgaacgtgaatcatatagtagatatgatcaacatagtgatgttcgccattgaaatctactccatctcacgtgatgatcagacatggtttagttgatttggatcacgtgatcatttagatgactagagggatgtctatctaagtgggagttcttaagtaatatgattaatggaactttaatttatcatgaacttagtcctgataatttttgcatgtctatgttgttgtagatcaatggcccgtgcaaccgttcccttgaattttaatgcgttcctagaaaaagctaagttgaaagatgatggcagcaattatacggactgggtccgtaacttgaggattatcctcattgctgcataaaagaattacgtcctggaagcaccgctaggtgcaaggcctgctgcaaaTGCAACTGcgaacgttatgaacgtctggcagagcaaagctgatgactactcgatagttcagtgtaccatgctttacagcttagaatcaggacttcaaagacgttttgaatgtcatggagcatatgagatattccaagagttgaagttaatatttcaagcaaatgctcgagttgagagatatgaagtctccaacaagttctatagctacaaaatggaggagaatagttctgtcagtgaacaaaTACTCAGAATGactaggtaccataaccacttgactcagttgggagttaatcttcctgatggtagtgtcattggcagagttcttcaatcactgccaccaagctataatggcttcgtgatgaactataatatgcaagggatgacgaaaacgattcccgagctcttcgcaatgctaaaagttgcggaggtagaaatcaagaaggatcatcaagtgttgatggtcaacaagaccactagtttcaagaaaaagggcaaagggaagaaggggaacttcaagaagaatagcaagcaagttgctactcccgagaagaacccaagtttggacctaagcctgaaactgagtgcttctactgcaaagggactggtcattggaagcggaactgccccaagtatttggcggataagaaggatggcaaagtgaaaggtatatttggtatacatgttattgatgtgtaccttactaatg
Above is a window of Triticum aestivum cultivar Chinese Spring chromosome 6B, IWGSC CS RefSeq v2.1, whole genome shotgun sequence DNA encoding:
- the LOC123133945 gene encoding uncharacterized protein; translation: MIMAARAAPPVLLLLLFFLVTASLLAVDASAAASAPGVNSPFVLAAARTQRKDPLDGLRYYTGGWNISSEHYWASVGFSAAPVFAAAGVWFAVFGAALFVAGCCYCCCPSRSTSYSRVALVVSLLLLLAFTAAAAIGCAVLYDGQGRFHGSTAATVDYVVKQSGYTVDNLRAFSGFLEAAKAAGVGPVSLPDDLKGRIDGVVRRVSSASDELASRTASNSAKIRDALDTIRKILIVLAAGMLILAFAGLVFSACGLESLVYVLVFLGWILVAATFVMCGTFLLLHNVVGDTCVAMGEWVRRPQEHTALDDILPCVDTAAATEALGRSKEVNYRLVDVLNGVISNVTNRDFPPQAPLSPPLYYNQSGPLLPLLCNPYTPDLRDRACAPGEVAGPDAARQAWGGRVCRTADAGGSGVCVTAGRLTPSMYAQMVGAANVSYGLSRYGPVLVDLADCAFVRRAFQAVGEDHCPGLRRYSEQVYRGLLAVAAAGLLSVLLWVVHSRERRKRSDAREVELMAPPPPFRYPPLEEKALLHSPRRRPYM